From Parasphaerochaeta coccoides DSM 17374, a single genomic window includes:
- a CDS encoding ABC transporter substrate-binding protein: protein MTITKKMLSIALVLLMVASLGFARGAKEDASATGKTNLTVLNYIDMSEPNSAREVEMVWDVFSKENPDINVIREDLFNEPFHQKTEAYAASGNLPDVVYMWPGGRSTSLHTQHLTKDLRPFLEKDGLLDDYAPAAIADQTAGYLAELPNGITSSHMMFVNTKLLKDNGLSIPKTYEDLKHIQSVLKPKGIEVIGMDNKDQWVMQSCLFSLIVGRYGGASWYDDLAAGKITFQDPWFVKSLEIIDDLYKSGLLNRNTLDVGYGNGRGNFATGRAAFYIDGDWATASFMTDVSTGKALITPAAQANDFDMIIFPALPGEVLSGTTSGVVGTGFGISANVPAGSAREDAAWRLVKFLQGEYVQTYRLSTGASFPSNLNVDVAKVIKDNNLEPFIEKRATFYQKYGTTPVVDAVLHSDVFNVINQGLQEIGLGSKTPAQVASDVQKAWVAFNK from the coding sequence ATGACAATTACAAAGAAAATGCTGTCCATTGCCTTGGTGCTTCTGATGGTTGCTTCCCTGGGCTTTGCCCGCGGAGCAAAGGAAGATGCCTCTGCAACCGGCAAGACGAACCTGACCGTCTTGAATTACATCGACATGTCCGAGCCCAACAGTGCCCGTGAGGTGGAGATGGTCTGGGATGTATTCTCCAAGGAAAATCCAGACATCAATGTCATCAGGGAAGATTTGTTCAACGAGCCTTTCCATCAGAAGACGGAAGCGTATGCGGCATCAGGAAATCTGCCTGACGTTGTTTACATGTGGCCGGGTGGACGTTCCACGTCCCTGCACACCCAGCATCTGACGAAAGACCTGCGCCCCTTCTTGGAAAAGGACGGATTGTTGGATGACTATGCTCCTGCCGCTATTGCCGACCAGACTGCTGGCTATCTTGCCGAGCTGCCGAACGGCATTACATCATCCCACATGATGTTCGTGAATACGAAGCTTCTAAAGGACAACGGACTTTCCATCCCCAAGACATATGAAGACCTCAAGCACATCCAGAGCGTCCTCAAGCCTAAGGGAATTGAAGTCATTGGAATGGACAACAAAGACCAGTGGGTCATGCAGAGCTGCTTGTTCTCCCTGATCGTTGGTCGTTACGGTGGGGCATCCTGGTATGACGACTTGGCCGCTGGAAAGATTACCTTCCAGGATCCTTGGTTCGTGAAATCTCTGGAAATAATCGATGACCTGTACAAGAGCGGACTGCTCAACCGCAACACTCTTGATGTCGGCTATGGCAACGGTCGCGGTAACTTCGCCACTGGCCGCGCGGCGTTCTATATTGATGGAGATTGGGCAACCGCTTCCTTCATGACAGACGTTTCTACAGGCAAGGCTTTGATTACTCCTGCGGCACAGGCCAATGATTTTGACATGATTATCTTCCCGGCTCTTCCCGGCGAGGTACTCTCTGGAACGACCAGTGGTGTCGTCGGCACGGGCTTCGGCATCAGTGCCAACGTTCCGGCAGGCTCCGCGAGAGAAGACGCTGCATGGAGATTAGTGAAGTTCTTGCAAGGTGAATATGTGCAGACATACCGCCTGTCCACAGGTGCGTCCTTCCCGTCCAACCTGAACGTTGATGTGGCAAAGGTCATCAAGGACAACAATCTGGAACCGTTCATCGAGAAGAGAGCTACGTTCTATCAGAAATATGGTACGACTCCTGTTGTCGATGCAGTCCTCCACTCTGATGTCTTCAATGTAATCAACCAAGGTCTTCAGGAAATCGGTCTCGGTTCCAAGACTCCTGCTCAGGTCGCTTCTGACGTGCAGAAGGCATGGGTTGCTTTCAACAAGTGA
- a CDS encoding carbohydrate ABC transporter permease, which yields MDIHDRSSISSRIGLVVTYCVMGIFTALAIVPILWLLMNSFKTTQEFQLSMLNWPGSTPGYEATLINYVDAWTRGKFPGLIINSIIYTGVTTVVIIIFSMMASFAFAKMQHRATKFLHGSFVIGLLLTLQSIMVPLFLLINWSGLYDTRLGVLIPYIGIGMPMGVYLGTEFIKSIPDALVESARIDGATYMRIFRSIIVPMAMPVATTTAILTVTGTWNEFMLINILTSRDAIKSLPVGVQKFAGSLSTDYGKQFAALTIGLVPMLAFYLIFRKEITKGVVAGAVKG from the coding sequence ATGGACATACATGACCGTTCAAGCATCAGCAGCCGCATAGGGCTTGTAGTGACCTACTGTGTCATGGGCATCTTTACCGCCCTTGCCATCGTTCCTATCCTCTGGCTCTTGATGAATTCATTCAAGACGACGCAGGAATTCCAGTTGAGCATGTTGAACTGGCCGGGAAGCACGCCGGGATATGAAGCCACGCTGATTAACTACGTGGATGCATGGACACGCGGCAAGTTCCCCGGACTGATTATAAACAGCATTATCTACACCGGGGTAACGACAGTCGTAATCATCATTTTTTCCATGATGGCAAGTTTTGCGTTCGCCAAGATGCAGCATCGGGCAACAAAATTCCTTCATGGTTCCTTCGTCATCGGGCTGCTCCTGACATTGCAATCCATCATGGTTCCGCTGTTCCTGCTGATTAACTGGTCAGGTCTGTACGATACTCGTTTGGGCGTCCTGATCCCCTATATCGGTATTGGAATGCCAATGGGCGTGTATCTGGGAACGGAATTCATCAAGAGTATCCCGGACGCCCTTGTGGAATCCGCCAGGATAGATGGCGCGACGTACATGCGGATCTTCCGTTCGATCATTGTGCCGATGGCCATGCCGGTGGCGACTACCACGGCTATCCTTACCGTTACCGGGACATGGAATGAATTTATGCTGATCAACATTCTGACATCACGGGATGCAATCAAGTCCCTGCCTGTCGGCGTGCAGAAATTCGCCGGAAGCCTGTCTACGGACTATGGCAAGCAGTTTGCAGCGCTGACAATAGGACTGGTACCCATGCTTGCCTTCTATTTGATATTCCGCAAGGAAATAACAAAGGGAGTCGTCGCCGGAGCCGTAAAAGGATAA
- a CDS encoding carbohydrate ABC transporter permease, with amino-acid sequence MADSNDKNGAPKRLMSLASWRGGAGSLSSQREKQVAYWVLVLPGVLIYFAVMTFPTIFSVLMSVSNYAGGTLFGNVRNPLRLTGFSQYGRMFNDPYFYLALKNNMYIVLISVFGQIPLGFILAYILYRGLVKGKDFFQTMIYLPCVISTVVIGNLWKSFFSPYGAFPEIIRKLFNPAYEATLSTYPMFRVLFVILWMYTGTYLIIFMANLQKIDSSVIEAARIDGATEGQTLRHIILPALSGVIVTSAILAISGSLKSFDLIYVMTSGGPANRTSVLSLYMYQKAFMGAPNYPMANAISTVMVVISFILIGLTQFAEKKFGGRE; translated from the coding sequence ATGGCTGATAGTAACGACAAAAACGGAGCCCCCAAGAGGTTGATGAGTCTGGCCTCATGGAGGGGGGGAGCGGGAAGTTTATCTTCCCAAAGGGAAAAACAGGTTGCATACTGGGTTCTCGTTTTACCGGGAGTCCTCATTTATTTCGCCGTCATGACGTTTCCGACGATATTCTCCGTCCTAATGAGCGTGAGCAATTACGCTGGCGGAACCTTGTTCGGCAATGTCCGTAATCCACTGCGGTTGACTGGCTTTTCCCAATATGGGCGCATGTTCAATGACCCCTATTTCTATCTCGCTTTGAAGAACAACATGTACATTGTCCTGATATCGGTGTTCGGACAGATACCGTTGGGGTTCATCCTTGCGTACATCCTTTACCGTGGGTTAGTGAAAGGAAAAGATTTCTTCCAGACGATGATTTACCTGCCATGCGTCATATCGACGGTTGTAATCGGCAATCTCTGGAAAAGTTTCTTCTCTCCCTACGGAGCGTTCCCTGAAATCATCAGGAAACTTTTCAATCCTGCTTATGAAGCCACATTATCAACATATCCCATGTTCCGGGTGCTTTTCGTCATCCTTTGGATGTACACCGGTACGTATCTGATCATCTTCATGGCAAACCTGCAAAAAATTGATAGTTCTGTCATTGAAGCTGCGCGTATAGACGGTGCGACTGAGGGTCAGACGTTACGTCACATCATCCTTCCGGCGCTCAGCGGTGTCATCGTGACCTCCGCAATCCTGGCAATCAGCGGTTCGTTGAAAAGTTTCGATTTGATTTACGTGATGACATCCGGAGGTCCTGCCAACAGGACAAGCGTACTTTCCTTGTATATGTATCAGAAGGCGTTCATGGGAGCGCCGAATTATCCTATGGCAAATGCAATATCGACCGTCATGGTGGTCATCAGCTTTATTCTGATAGGACTCACCCAATTTGCCGAGAAGAAGTTCGGAGGGAGAGAATAA
- a CDS encoding ROK family protein — protein sequence MRINNNFQKNANTSLVAQAIWRSPGISRVSIAKELSLYRSTVTNIIATLMEWGIVHEAEEGESMSRGGRRPIILRLNHDFGYVAGLDIQPSHYRAVLLDISGRVAWSDKGMITGIQSFDDIVTHLMDIILSEVEKLGRPLLAVCMGFPGIVDSKNGIITYAEPFKLMEFDVHDYFRQRYRIPVLTENDANCTAWLEMSEHRMENPCDFISIIADYHEGNHYFHDNSGIGVGIGLSIDGTVYHGGHSAAGEFCSLSWRKDSLGQTGLPSELLVRTGYDEEAWKIWFQDLFSSLVSVLAIFDPSVVFIHGKPFSDENKIRADLASLTPQFNAILEKIGCELKFNANDEYVVAKGAALMYLHKLFSVPMVSERDVRTHFDWDDVMTQARRNPKTYRK from the coding sequence ATGAGAATAAACAATAATTTTCAGAAAAATGCCAACACCTCTCTTGTAGCCCAGGCCATCTGGCGCAGTCCCGGTATCAGCCGTGTCTCAATTGCCAAGGAACTTTCCCTGTATCGTTCGACGGTGACCAATATCATTGCCACTTTGATGGAATGGGGCATTGTCCATGAAGCTGAGGAAGGTGAAAGCATGTCCCGTGGCGGCCGTCGTCCCATCATCCTGAGACTGAATCATGATTTTGGATATGTCGCTGGGCTTGATATTCAACCTTCACATTACCGTGCCGTGCTTCTGGACATATCAGGACGTGTCGCATGGTCTGATAAAGGAATGATTACAGGCATCCAGTCCTTTGATGATATTGTCACACATCTGATGGACATTATCCTCTCAGAGGTTGAAAAACTCGGACGGCCATTGCTTGCCGTCTGCATGGGTTTCCCTGGCATTGTGGACAGCAAGAACGGCATCATCACCTACGCTGAACCTTTCAAGCTCATGGAATTTGATGTGCATGATTATTTCCGCCAGAGATACCGGATTCCCGTTCTCACGGAGAACGATGCGAACTGTACCGCTTGGCTGGAAATGAGCGAGCATCGCATGGAGAATCCTTGTGATTTCATCTCCATCATTGCTGATTACCATGAAGGAAACCATTATTTTCATGACAACAGTGGTATTGGAGTCGGAATCGGACTGTCCATCGATGGTACGGTTTATCATGGCGGGCACAGCGCGGCAGGGGAGTTCTGCTCATTGTCATGGAGGAAAGACTCCTTGGGACAGACAGGGCTTCCATCTGAGCTGCTTGTCCGCACAGGATATGACGAGGAAGCGTGGAAAATCTGGTTCCAGGATCTTTTTTCCTCGCTGGTGTCCGTTCTGGCCATCTTTGATCCTTCGGTCGTTTTCATCCACGGAAAGCCATTTTCCGATGAAAATAAAATACGTGCCGACTTGGCTTCCCTGACGCCGCAATTCAACGCAATCCTGGAAAAAATCGGATGTGAATTGAAATTCAATGCGAATGATGAATATGTAGTAGCGAAAGGAGCCGCGCTGATGTACTTACATAAGCTTTTCTCGGTTCCGATGGTTTCTGAGCGCGATGTCCGCACGCATTTTGATTGGGATGACGTGATGACCCAAGCCAGACGGAACCCCAAGACATACCGGAAGTAG
- a CDS encoding beta-N-acetylhexosaminidase produces MNTDKDSRPKGTQVPRISQTLVPRPLAVQDENGEFCFTDDVRIIHEVGFSDQAAFLAKETGISHSHVIPWGNYTAEHGEKTLMVMLRHEDGLPSEGYNLEITPGFIRITASEGKGMFWGIQSLMQLFLIRNDECEDSAVLIPCGTVHDAPAFAWRGFMLDCCRHFFTVSFIKKLIAAASRFKLNVFHWHLTDDQGWRIPITEYPALTEIGSRRTVLAYQDGRTYGGFYTHDEIREVVEYAASHNMDVLPEIETPGHASAILASYPHLGCEGVGSFSVEDRWGIFDNVLNVGNDEVFTMLDCVIRTVASLFPFPYIHIGGDECPRVQWKNDPLCHERIKQQGLKSVDELQSWSTVQVNSIAAHHGKKIIGWDEILDGTDTMGLPSDAVVMSWRGLEGGIKASDAGHKVIMCPTTQGCYLDYKNYDSPEEPGNLGMATVRKSYEFSPTPQGMSENQRHLVLGGQGNLWTEKIPFSRNAEYMLFPRLCALAESFWLGDEKDFEDFASRMDTIYRLLDIMDLRYYQGPWA; encoded by the coding sequence ATGAACACAGATAAAGATTCACGTCCCAAGGGAACGCAAGTCCCACGGATTTCACAAACGCTTGTTCCTCGCCCACTGGCAGTACAGGATGAGAATGGGGAGTTTTGTTTTACTGATGATGTTCGCATCATCCATGAAGTTGGTTTCTCTGACCAAGCAGCTTTTCTTGCCAAGGAAACAGGAATATCCCACTCCCACGTCATTCCTTGGGGAAACTATACGGCAGAACATGGGGAAAAAACCCTTATGGTCATGCTCCGTCATGAAGACGGCCTTCCTTCTGAAGGATACAATCTGGAAATTACTCCTGGGTTCATCCGGATTACAGCGTCCGAGGGGAAAGGCATGTTCTGGGGCATACAATCACTCATGCAATTATTCCTTATAAGGAATGATGAATGCGAAGACTCTGCCGTTCTCATTCCCTGCGGGACAGTTCATGATGCTCCTGCTTTTGCGTGGCGAGGCTTCATGCTGGATTGTTGCCGTCATTTCTTCACGGTGTCGTTCATCAAGAAACTCATAGCAGCGGCCAGCAGGTTCAAGCTGAACGTCTTCCACTGGCATCTTACCGATGACCAAGGCTGGAGAATCCCCATCACAGAATATCCTGCCTTGACCGAGATAGGTTCACGACGAACGGTACTTGCGTATCAGGATGGCCGGACTTACGGCGGCTTTTATACTCACGACGAGATACGCGAGGTCGTTGAATATGCAGCCAGCCACAATATGGACGTTCTGCCGGAAATCGAGACTCCCGGACATGCTTCGGCAATCCTGGCTTCCTATCCTCACCTTGGATGTGAAGGCGTCGGCTCTTTTTCCGTGGAAGACAGGTGGGGAATCTTTGATAATGTCTTGAATGTCGGCAATGACGAGGTCTTCACCATGCTGGACTGTGTCATCAGGACCGTTGCGTCCCTTTTCCCCTTTCCTTATATCCATATAGGGGGAGATGAATGTCCCCGCGTCCAATGGAAGAACGATCCTTTATGCCATGAGAGAATCAAACAGCAAGGGTTGAAATCCGTCGATGAGTTGCAAAGCTGGAGTACCGTCCAAGTCAATTCCATCGCGGCACATCACGGCAAGAAAATCATTGGCTGGGACGAGATACTGGACGGAACGGATACCATGGGTCTCCCCTCCGATGCTGTCGTCATGTCGTGGAGGGGACTTGAGGGCGGTATCAAGGCGAGCGATGCTGGACACAAGGTCATCATGTGTCCCACGACGCAGGGTTGCTATCTTGATTACAAGAACTATGACTCCCCGGAAGAACCGGGAAACCTTGGCATGGCGACTGTCCGTAAATCTTATGAGTTCTCTCCAACCCCCCAGGGCATGAGCGAAAATCAAAGACATCTTGTCCTTGGTGGTCAAGGCAACCTGTGGACGGAAAAGATACCATTTTCCCGGAATGCCGAATACATGCTTTTCCCACGGCTCTGTGCCCTTGCCGAATCTTTCTGGCTGGGAGACGAAAAGGATTTCGAGGACTTCGCATCACGGATGGACACAATATACAGACTTCTCGACATCATGGACCTTAGATATTATCAAGGCCCGTGGGCATAG
- a CDS encoding YhbY family RNA-binding protein — protein MKSNVRNFLRAAAHDLKPVVMVGKDGADHRVARALDEALASHELVKVKFQAHKDDVAELAESLAAVANAEVVRIIGFTVIMFRQNKDPQKRVVIIPPELV, from the coding sequence ATGAAAAGCAATGTACGAAATTTTCTACGGGCAGCAGCTCATGATTTGAAGCCCGTAGTAATGGTTGGAAAGGATGGGGCTGACCACCGTGTGGCAAGGGCTTTGGATGAAGCCCTTGCAAGCCATGAATTGGTCAAGGTGAAGTTCCAGGCACACAAGGACGATGTCGCGGAGCTTGCCGAGTCATTGGCAGCCGTTGCCAATGCCGAAGTGGTGAGGATCATTGGCTTCACCGTCATCATGTTCAGGCAGAACAAGGATCCGCAGAAACGAGTTGTCATCATTCCTCCGGAGCTTGTCTGA
- a CDS encoding AMP-dependent synthetase/ligase, with amino-acid sequence MGKKKWNHTPWDFLQNYKGEFFTEEWPTLSQMFRITAHRFPDRRCFEAFSPEHILFTYNEAKDKIDAIAAYLQETGVKPGDKIALTGKNSPEWALSYLAIATVGAVIVPLDYSLHDVDIEKFIKFSGATRLFVDEERIDLIDKDGSLGLVERISLEKTPGSPHPYVLDLAGSSAPVYPETKIADLAAIMFTSGTTGTPKGVMLTNHNLVSDCYLAQAHMNLSHTDTFYAILPIHHSYTMLAVFLESMSVGAAVVFGKKLVISHVFKELRDGKVTMFLGVPMLFNKLLSGLLSGIKEKGIVLYGIIRGLMGVSGFIKKVFKVNPGKKMFGFLLKKIALENNRVCICGGGPLPSSTFKMFNELGIDFVQGYGLTETSPIINLNPQYAYIEDSVGKMIPGIEMKIKNPDANGIGEIMVKGPVVMQGYYNNPEATAEVLSPDGWLNTGDVGYLDAGKYLYLTGRSKSLIVTEGGKNVFPEEIEDKFQLFTEIEQICIIGYIINPKTKGEGIRAIVLPSDVFRKKVASALSDEAEAAKAIESRIQEIITQVNRDLPPYKKISRLTVTDEPMPMSSTKKIKRYLVAEKFKDK; translated from the coding sequence ATGGGAAAGAAGAAATGGAATCATACGCCGTGGGACTTTCTCCAAAACTACAAGGGAGAGTTCTTTACCGAGGAGTGGCCTACCTTGTCCCAGATGTTCCGCATTACTGCCCACAGGTTTCCCGACAGGCGTTGCTTTGAGGCCTTCTCACCTGAGCATATTCTTTTTACCTATAATGAAGCGAAGGACAAAATCGATGCCATCGCGGCGTATCTTCAGGAAACCGGGGTGAAGCCTGGTGACAAAATTGCCCTGACTGGTAAGAACAGTCCGGAATGGGCATTGTCTTATCTGGCTATAGCGACTGTCGGGGCTGTGATTGTGCCGCTTGATTATTCCCTTCATGACGTGGATATCGAGAAGTTCATCAAGTTTTCCGGCGCCACCCGCCTGTTTGTCGATGAAGAACGTATTGATCTGATTGACAAGGACGGCTCCCTGGGACTTGTCGAAAGGATTTCCCTGGAGAAGACACCCGGTAGCCCGCATCCTTATGTGCTGGATTTGGCGGGTTCATCGGCTCCCGTATATCCGGAGACCAAAATTGCAGACCTTGCCGCCATCATGTTCACCAGCGGTACGACAGGGACTCCCAAAGGTGTCATGCTCACTAACCACAATTTAGTAAGCGACTGTTATCTCGCCCAAGCACACATGAATCTTTCCCATACTGACACATTCTACGCAATCCTGCCGATTCATCATTCGTATACGATGCTTGCAGTATTCCTTGAGTCGATGAGCGTCGGAGCTGCTGTCGTATTCGGTAAGAAGCTGGTAATCAGCCATGTGTTCAAGGAGTTGCGTGACGGAAAGGTCACCATGTTCCTCGGTGTCCCCATGCTGTTCAACAAGCTCTTGTCAGGGCTTTTGTCAGGTATCAAGGAAAAAGGGATTGTCCTGTATGGCATCATCCGTGGACTGATGGGTGTATCCGGCTTCATCAAAAAGGTATTCAAGGTCAATCCGGGGAAAAAGATGTTTGGCTTCTTGCTGAAAAAAATAGCTCTGGAGAACAACCGTGTCTGCATCTGTGGCGGCGGCCCGCTGCCTTCATCGACCTTCAAAATGTTCAATGAGCTAGGCATTGACTTTGTGCAAGGATACGGACTCACCGAGACCAGCCCCATCATCAACCTGAACCCTCAGTATGCCTATATCGAAGATTCAGTTGGCAAGATGATTCCCGGAATCGAGATGAAGATTAAGAATCCTGATGCCAACGGCATAGGAGAAATCATGGTCAAGGGACCGGTCGTCATGCAGGGCTACTATAACAATCCGGAGGCGACCGCCGAGGTTCTCAGCCCTGATGGTTGGTTGAATACCGGCGACGTTGGATATCTGGACGCCGGCAAGTATCTTTATCTGACAGGACGCTCAAAGAGTTTGATTGTCACTGAGGGAGGAAAGAACGTCTTTCCTGAGGAGATAGAGGATAAGTTCCAGCTTTTCACCGAGATTGAGCAAATTTGTATCATAGGGTACATCATCAATCCAAAGACGAAAGGCGAGGGCATCCGTGCCATTGTCCTGCCAAGCGATGTCTTCAGGAAGAAAGTCGCTTCAGCTCTTTCTGACGAGGCGGAGGCAGCCAAAGCCATTGAGTCCCGTATCCAGGAGATTATCACTCAGGTGAACCGTGACCTCCCGCCATACAAGAAGATCAGTCGTCTGACGGTCACTGATGAACCAATGCCAATGAGCAGTACCAAGAAAATCAAGCGTTACCTGGTTGCGGAGAAGTTCAAGGACAAGTAG
- a CDS encoding bifunctional folylpolyglutamate synthase/dihydrofolate synthase, which yields MSFTTFENVVSWLDGQMNLEKLTTGYTKRTYRLDRMHALLDHLGHPEATFKSIHVAGSKGKGSTAAFIASGLSALGHRTGLYMSPHVSDYRERFTRAGQFFPDAEIIAAADALHEAIQDFHFSDQWGSEAPTTFELYTSLAYMLFARSGCSWAVIETGLGGRLDATNTLMPEAAVLCPIELEHTSILGSTLSQIAIEKSKIIMPGRPVFVSFQSQEAMDVFTAEAHAQGSDMTTLARETSCISAKTTKEGELVDITWKDGQLTRMRLSMMGEVQAENCALALLVLKKLGQYQAGKTEAALETCLLPGRFQVLAGCGTPLYIDGAHTVNSLTRLMHSFKEIHDETKTTVIYGALLDKDHDHMTRIILETAHTIIVSTPGHFKKSDPDALYATFRKNAQDMGRDSDILLIKDARDALEEAFRITPQDGAILSCGSFYLAGDIRQAYDGLMESMEKGRETACP from the coding sequence ATGAGTTTCACAACCTTTGAGAACGTCGTCTCCTGGCTTGACGGCCAGATGAACCTGGAGAAGCTGACCACAGGATATACCAAACGGACGTACAGGCTGGACAGGATGCATGCCCTGCTCGACCATCTTGGACACCCGGAGGCGACTTTCAAGTCAATCCATGTTGCTGGTTCCAAGGGCAAAGGCTCTACCGCCGCTTTCATAGCCAGCGGGCTCAGCGCGCTCGGACATCGGACGGGACTCTATATGTCTCCCCACGTAAGCGATTACCGGGAAAGGTTCACACGTGCCGGACAGTTCTTCCCAGATGCTGAAATCATCGCGGCGGCAGACGCTCTCCATGAGGCGATACAGGACTTCCACTTCTCCGACCAGTGGGGTTCGGAGGCTCCCACGACCTTTGAGCTGTATACCAGCCTGGCGTATATGTTGTTTGCGCGTAGCGGATGCTCATGGGCGGTCATCGAGACTGGACTGGGCGGCAGGTTGGATGCCACCAACACGCTGATGCCGGAAGCGGCGGTCCTCTGCCCTATTGAACTGGAACATACATCCATCCTGGGTTCAACCTTATCCCAGATAGCCATTGAGAAATCCAAGATTATCATGCCGGGCAGACCTGTGTTCGTTTCCTTCCAGTCACAGGAAGCCATGGACGTATTCACGGCGGAAGCCCATGCGCAAGGAAGCGACATGACGACTCTTGCCAGGGAAACATCCTGCATCTCGGCGAAGACGACAAAAGAGGGGGAATTGGTTGACATTACGTGGAAGGATGGACAACTGACCCGCATGCGGCTCAGCATGATGGGGGAAGTCCAGGCGGAGAATTGCGCCCTTGCCCTGCTCGTCCTTAAGAAGCTGGGACAGTACCAGGCGGGGAAGACGGAGGCGGCATTGGAGACATGCCTGCTCCCCGGACGTTTCCAAGTACTTGCAGGATGCGGCACCCCCCTTTACATCGATGGCGCGCATACCGTCAACAGTCTGACGCGTCTAATGCATTCCTTCAAGGAAATTCACGATGAAACGAAAACCACAGTCATTTATGGCGCTCTCCTGGATAAAGATCATGACCACATGACGCGCATCATCCTTGAAACAGCACATACCATCATTGTCTCGACACCCGGCCATTTCAAGAAAAGTGATCCTGATGCGTTGTACGCGACCTTCAGGAAAAATGCGCAGGATATGGGACGGGATAGTGATATACTCCTGATTAAAGACGCACGGGACGCTTTGGAGGAAGCATTCAGGATTACGCCACAGGACGGAGCAATCCTATCATGCGGTTCCTTCTATCTTGCGGGGGACATCCGTCAGGCATATGATGGACTCATGGAAAGCATGGAGAAAGGACGGGAGACCGCATGTCCCTGA